The genomic window TGTCATCAAGGTGAGCGAGCAGGAACTGGAGTTCATCACCGGCAACGATGATCCCGAGACGGCAGTGCACGCGCTGTGGGACATGGGCCCGGAGCTGGTGGCGGTGACCCGCGGACCTGAGGGCTGCTGGTTCTACAACGGCCACCACTTCGGCCAGGTGCCGGGCTTCGAGGTTCCGGTGGATGAGACTACGGGCTGCGGCGATGCCTTCACCGCTGCGATGCTTGTGTGGCTGTTGGAGTGTGAGCAGGACGTCTCAGAGCTGGAGCACGCCCAGTTGGAGGAGCTGTTCCGCTTCGCCAACGCCGCCGGGGCCATTACCGCGACGGGCCATGGCGCCATCCCCTCTTTGCCGACCCGCGAGGAGATCAACGAGCTTCTGGGGATCGCCTCCGACAAAGACGAGTAGGCCGATCACGATTCACAAGGCACAGACGAACCGGCCGTCGTGCAGGGGGAAGGCACGACGACCGGTGTTGTGTCTGCAGCCTCGTAAAGGCCCCACTTCGCCTCGTACCTTCGGCAGGGCCTGTCCTAGAGCTCACCGTCCAGGATGCGGTCGACAACGAGTTCAGCGTCGACCTTGAAGGTACCGTTCGCAATCTTCTGGCGCATCTGGGCGACCTTGTCGGCGCGCACCTCATCGGTGGCCTCAAGGGCCCGTCGTGCGGCCAGTATGTCCTGCGCCAGCGGGCTCAGGATGGCCTGGTCAGCCCCCGACGCCCCGACTGCAGGCTGCGCACCTGCCCTCTGCTTGTCCTCGAAGGTCTGCCGCTCAATTCGCCCCGTCGACCCGGCCGAGGCCGTTCGCGGCGGGGGTGAGTCGATCCTCATGGTCTTGTCCCTCCGATCCCGCGCCCCCCAGAGACAATCGCCCTCCAAGGTCGACTATCGGCACGTGCAGTCACAACTTAAGCGCTGCCGCGGAATTCGTTCACACTTTCTGTGATCTACGGTGCAGCAGGCTCCCGAAGCAGGGCTCCAGAGACAGGTACACCTGCCACGGGAAGTGGCAGGTGTACCGGAAAGCCAGCCTTCTTGCAGCAACTCGCGCCGGGCTCAGTCCATTGTCGAGCGCTTGATGCGCTCGGCTTCCTCGCGCGAGATAGGTCCCACAAGGACAAAGGAGTAACCCCTGGCCTGCCAGGAGGTGACGCCGTGACCGCCTCGTGGCGGTGGCGGGCCTCCCCCGCGGTTTTCGAAGAACGAGAAGCTGTCGACGCCATCGGTGAACTGGAGCCACAGACCTCCGCCGCGCGGTCCCGGCAGCACCCCGACCTGCTCTCTGAGCAGCACGTAGCCGTCGGGGACGTAGTCGGGCAGGACGGCCTCAAAGCCGACCCGCTGCTCGGCAGCAGAGAGGTTCATCCGTGGCGCTCGAGGGATCCGGCGAACCCTGGTACCCTCAGACGGTCGGAACTCGAAGACCGAGGGAGAGATGCGAGGCTCATAGCAGATGCTCTTGACCGTCCAGGTGGCCTGGATGCTGCCCCCTGGCGAGTACCGAATGGTCTTGAGCTCTACGTATCTCTCCTTGTCGATCCAGACGCGCTTCCGTGTCCGCTCGCCGTCGGGAGGCTTGACGGCGATCACATGGCACTTGCGCTTGGCGATGGTGGCCTGTCCCTCGTACACGGGGTGGAGAGTCCCGGCCACAGCGTCGAGAGCCGCGAGACGCCAGCGCAGGACATCCTCGGGGCTAGACAGCTCCCTTACCCGGGCCTCCGGCTGGCCATTGCGGTACTCCCACTCCTCACGGCCGTTGGACACAATCACGCCGCCGCCATACCTGCCCACACTCTCCACACGTCGACGATTCACAGGTGCCTTGGTGATCCTCTGTGCATGGACCCCGACCTGATGGCCGCTGTCGTAGACACCGATCTCGACTTCGGCCGTGTAGGCGATGCGACCGTCGGCCTTGACCGCAAGCCGGAGTATGTCGGCGGGAGTGAGAGCATGGGCGCGCACGGGGAGAAGCAAGGCAACGAGCGGGGTACATATCAGGACAACCAAACGGGCCGAGATCATAAGACCTCGTTCGTGGCGCCCCTCAGACCTGCAGCGGGAAAGCATTGGTCGCGGCGACCGCCCTCGAACCGCGGCCGCCAGGAACCTCCTCGACTCAGTAAGAGGATACCAGCCTCATGCCCTCATCCTCGGGCAGAGGCTGCAGTGAGGTCTCGGCAATTCGGTGCCGGTAGACCAGATCGTCCATCGCCTGTGAGCCGTCCTGAGCCACCTGTGTCGTGGCCGACGGCGCCGGCTGAGTGGTGCTCGCCGGTGGCTCCTCACGTACGAAGACTCCGAAGGCCCCCACCATCACGGCCACTCCCACAATCGCGATCGCCGGACGTAGCGAGAAAGTGGGCGCCGGAGCACGCAGGGCACCAAAGACGCGGTTCCACAGACTCCCGTGCGCGCGCACTGGATCCTTCTGTACCCGCGCCATCACGGACCGAGTGAAGTCGGCTGGTGCAGACCCGGCCCTCAGCCCGTCCAGGAGCTTTGCCAGCGATTCGCTCTGGGCCTCGTAGTGCGCGCACTCCGCACAGCGCTCACCATGGGCCGCAAGCCGCTCCGCCAGGGCTCCCGAACGCTCGGAAGGGCGGGTCGTCATCACGAGTTTGCGAAAGGTCTTGCAGTTCACACGTCTCACCACCTGTGGGACCTGCGAGCATCACTTGCCCGCTCATGTCCCGCTGACCGCAGTAACCCTCAACGGCTACCGCTTGTTCAAAGCACCCCACGCTGCTCGAGTAGGTCTTTGAGCTGGGACCGTGCATTGAACAAACGACTCTTTACAGTTCCCAGGGGACAGCCAAGCACCTCCGCGATTTCCTGGTAGCTCATCCCCTGAATATCGTACATTACCAGAACCGCGCGCAACTTGGGAGTAACCTTTGCGATGGCCCGCTGGACCTCGTGCTGCACGGCGCTGCTTTCGGCCAGCGCCTCCGGGCCTCTTCGGTCATCGGCCAGGTCTCGCCCCATCTGGCCCTCTTGAGTGTCGACCGGTGCATCCAGAGAGACGGCCGAGTCTTCGCGCCGCCGATGCCGTCGGACCGAGTCAATGACAAGGTTGCTCGCGATGCGGTATAGCCAGGTCTGAAAGCTCGAAGCGCCCCGGAAGCCGGGCAGGGACTGGTAGGCCCGCACAAAGGTTTCCTGCGCGATGTCGTGCGCTTCCTCTGGGTCATGGAGCATGCGCGACACGTACAAGAAAACCTTGTCCTTGTAGGAGTCGACCAACCCCTCGAAAGCGCGCCGGTCGCCGTTCTTGGCGCGCTCAACGAGGGCCTCCGTCGCCAGTTGAGTTGTTGTGGAGTCCCTCAACATTGGTGGACGCTTCTGGATAGGGATTGTTCACCTACCACCCCGACTAGGCATCCTCAGCCGGCACCACTGCCTCGTCGCCAGGCTCACTCGGCCTGCCTCGGTAGATCGCCCGCTGGTACAAGGGATGGTACTCTGACCATCCGCCCGTTCGCTCACCGCGCTGGATGACTTGCTTGAAGCCTTGCACCTGCGCGTCCAGATTGTCCGCGAAGTGCAGAGCACAGGCCTCCATCGTCGAAGGAACCACGGGAGCTCCCCAGTCGCGCTCTCCGTGGTGGCTCAGCAGCATGTGGGTCAGCAGGTTGGCCAGTTCAGTGGGGAAGCCGTCGATCTGGGCGATCTTCTCTCCCACCCAGCGATCGGTCAGCACGGTGTGCCCGACAAACCGGCCCAGATCAGTATAGTCAACCGTTATCGCGCCGCCAAGTTCCCGCATCTTGCCGAGGTCATGCAAGAGCCCGCCCGTGATCAGCAGGTCACGGTCAAGCTCGGGGTGCATATCGGCCGCCGTGTTGAGCAGCGCCACGACCGACAGGGTGTGCTCCAGCAGCCCGCCGGCGTAGGAGTGATGCAGAGTCTTCGAGCCCGGGGCCCAGGCGAAGTTGCGCCGGAAGTCCTCGTCGGTCACGAAGGAGTCCAGAAGCGCCCGCAGGTAGGGTTGAGTAACCTGGGCCACTGCCGCATCCAGCCCCTCAAGCAGCTCATCGGGCGACTTCCCGGACCGGGCGATGAGCTCCGCCGGATCGTAAGTGCCCTCCGGGGCGAGCACGACCTCGCTAAGGACGAACTGGAGTGTGCCCTGGTACTCCTCGACGCGGCCACTGGCCAGCACCACGTCACCGACCTCGAAACCCGCAGCCAGCTCCTCCGCGCGATCCCAGACCCGTCCCTTGATCTCGCCGGTGCGGTCACACAGGACCAGGTTCATGTACTGGCCGGGCTTGTTGCGGAAGCTCGCCAGCGACTTGCTCTTGACGGCGAAGACGCTGGTGACCCGTGCGTTGGGGACCAGGTCGCGCACGAAGTGCTTTTTCATGTCCTCCTCCCCCTCCTCGGGCAGGGGAAGGGTCAGTCCCTCCTCAGTGAACAAGGTCTCCCTGGGTGAATCATCTCTGTTCAAGGTTAGGAGCACTCCTCAGAATTGGGTTCCATCGGGCTTGAGCCGCAGGCAACCGAAATCAACCACCCTGGCCTCCTCGGCCTGAGGTGGTCCCAGGATCAGAAGCCGACCGGCGCGCCAGTCAATCGCCTGCAGCAAGCCAACGCACATACCGCGGCCTTCGCCGTCGCAAAACCCCAGCAGCAGTCCCTTGAGCCGCTCGGCAAGGCCCGGATCAGCGGCAAACAACTCGGGAGCCGGTGCGTGGAGCCAGTCCCGGTCCTGCTTCTCGACCCACCGCAGATTCGCCCCCGACAACCACCGCGCGAACAGACTCTCGCGCCAGGCCTTCCGCGTCGCCACCGACTTGCCCTTCGCCGCCGGCGCGACGGCCAGGCGATGGAAGGACACCCCGGGATCGTCCCGCCAAGACTCCAGGGAGGACTCCAACTCGGTGAGCTCGCCCAGCAGGACCACGTGGACCGGACGCAGGTACCTGATCTTGGCGCTCTTGAGCACTGGACCGACGGGACCGCTCACGCAGCCGGTGGTATCCAGCACAACCCAATCCGAACCGGCTCCTGCGCCGGCCCGGCAGGCGGCCAGGGTCGCCTTCACCATGCCCGCCGGTCGACGATCCGGCGAGGTCGCTCCAACGAAGTAGAACCCGCTGCGGTCGGTGCCCAGTTGCCACCATCCCACGGTGGTCGGCGGACCAATGCGGGACTGGCCGACATCGGCGTCCACCAGGGTCACGGAAGGGCGACCACCTGACCGGAGCTGCTCAGCCAGCCACCAGGCCAGCGTGGTCTTCCCACTGTCCGAGGCGCCAAACACCACCAGCCTTCCGGTGGCCGGCAGGGACCCAAGGAGGTCCTGCCACGCAGCCGGTACCTCGGACGGCGGATCAGGAGGTAGTACGAGCTCCATGAAGCGCGCTCACCGACGCAAGTCTGCCGAAGGGCCACGTCAAAGGGCGGACAGGCTACTTTTCCCCTGCCCGGTTCCGTGGCCCGCTCTGGTTGACGAGACCGCGTATCTCGCTGTTGGGGACGATGATCTCCTCGCCGTCACGAGTGCGCAGCTTCGTGTTGCGCAGCGTGAGGGCGCTGACCGTTCCGCTGTAGGCACCAATCTGCACGTCATCGCCCACCGCGAAGAGGTAGTCGTAGTGCAGCAGATACCCTGCCACGGCATCGCGCAGCGGCTGGCGCATCCCGAGGGCCACCAAGATCAGCAGGCCAAGGCCGAGCGGATACAGGTCCATCTGCGGGTTGAAGCGGAAGATCCGCAAGATGATCGCCAGCGCCACGGTGTACAGGATCACACGCGTGAGCATCAGCGGGATCCCGAGCACGAGGCGCCGGCGCTCAAGGCGCTGGAGGTTCTCGGCTCCTGCATCTCGGGCCAGGGCCGGAGCCAGCAGGCGCCGCAGGCGAGCGTTGATGAGGTATACGAGCGCCTCGAACAGGGCCGCCACCAGGACGGCTCGCGTCAGCTGCAAGGGCAGATTGCCCGCCCACAGGTGGCGAACGTACAAGAAGAAGCTACCATTCACGCCGAATCACTCCCTGAGTGGCCCTTCGTCGTTGGTGCCTTCGAGAAACTCGTCGTCCGGTTCGATCCCGACGAACAGCGCCCGCAGACGTTCCTCTTCCTGCATGCGCTCCCGGATCTCCCGTGCTATCCGGAAACGCACCACCACCGCGACAAGGAAGAGCGCAGCCATCGCCCCGAAGATCGCCAACTCCACGGTCAACGGCACCCCTCGTGACACGTACTGCTTGCGGGTCTCAGCCAACCACCGCTTCTCGATCACATCGAGCGGCATCCCCAGGGCACGACGCAGGGCCAAGCGTTCGTCGCCCTGCGCAGCGAGGATCTCCAGGAACCGCCCAAGGGCCCCCGGCGGCCCGTTGTCGATCATGAAGTCAACCAGCGTATGGCTCTGGGCGTAGGCCAGATCGACGGTCTCGCGCTTGCCGCTGAAGGCCTGCTCCAGGTTGTCCAGGCTCAGCAGGCGATCCTCCACGGACGCCCTCCCCAGGACATCTTTCTGTGCCGCAGGCATCTCGCCTTCCATCCACTGCGCGAGTCCCTCATGCACCCACCGTGGCGGTTCAAGACCCTCACGCCCCATTTTCATATCCAGCAGCACATGCGTCAACTCGTGGGTGACAAGTCGCTGCAAGTCCTTACCGTGCAAGGGCTTGAGGACCACCTGTCGACGGTGGTGCACTGCGACGCCCAGCGTCCACGGAGGCAGCTTGACCCCGGCACGCTGGTCGAACTCCTCGGCAGAGCGCACGATCTCCACCGTAATGGTTCCGGTGACGGGCAGGTCCAGCGTCTCGCCGAGCTCCTTGAGAGCCTCCTGACCGTAGCCGCGAACCTCGAAGGCGATGTCCTCCTGGTCGGGCCAGTAGCGGATGTCGAGGTTCCGACCGCCCAGAGAGAGGCGCTCCCCCTGGGTCAGACCGCCACTCGCAGCGACCGCCAGCATCACCAACCAGAGCAGAGGCCGAACCCACGACGCCATCAGCCTACTTCCTCCATGCCGGGCAGTCCCCTCGCGAGCGGCACCACCGGCACTGGCCACCCTTCTTCGCTCCGAAGGCCTGGTCGCGGCGGATCTGCCCGGCAACACCGGCCAGGCGTCTCACGAGGTCCTCCTGCTCCGGCAGGCTGAGAGCGTAGGTCACCTGCCTGCCTCGGCGCAGGTCCACCATGACTCCCTGCACCTCAGTGCCGCCGAGGTGTCGGGCCGCCAGTAGGTACAGCAGGCCCCAGGAGAAGCCGCCGGTCAGCTCCCCGGAGGAAGGTGGGCGTCGCGAGGTCGTGAAACGCACGACCTGGGGCAAGGGCGAACCCTCACCAATCAGCAGCTCGGCGACCGCGACCAGTCGATGCCCGGACAGCTCTGCCTCCAGCCGCAGATCCACGCTCAGTGCTGAGGTGACCGAGAGCGGCTCGGACCAGTGCTGCTCCAGCATCCGCAGGCCGTCGCGGCGCAGGTCCTCCTCCTCGCGGCTGTCCTTGCACAGAGAGCCGTCCCAGGTGTCCTCAAAAGACTCTAACAGGGCCGGGAGGCCCAAGACCTCCGGGCCGCCGGCCTTGTACATCTCCAGGAGAGCGGTCCTTACCGCGCGGTGCAGCGCTGCCGGTCCTCCCGAGAAGTCCC from Armatimonadia bacterium includes these protein-coding regions:
- the flgM gene encoding flagellar biosynthesis anti-sigma factor FlgM — protein: MRIDSPPPRTASAGSTGRIERQTFEDKQRAGAQPAVGASGADQAILSPLAQDILAARRALEATDEVRADKVAQMRQKIANGTFKVDAELVVDRILDGEL
- a CDS encoding sigma-E factor regulatory protein RseB domain-containing protein, with amino-acid sequence MISARLVVLICTPLVALLLPVRAHALTPADILRLAVKADGRIAYTAEVEIGVYDSGHQVGVHAQRITKAPVNRRRVESVGRYGGGVIVSNGREEWEYRNGQPEARVRELSSPEDVLRWRLAALDAVAGTLHPVYEGQATIAKRKCHVIAVKPPDGERTRKRVWIDKERYVELKTIRYSPGGSIQATWTVKSICYEPRISPSVFEFRPSEGTRVRRIPRAPRMNLSAAEQRVGFEAVLPDYVPDGYVLLREQVGVLPGPRGGGLWLQFTDGVDSFSFFENRGGGPPPPRGGHGVTSWQARGYSFVLVGPISREEAERIKRSTMD
- a CDS encoding sigma-70 family RNA polymerase sigma factor, which encodes MLRDSTTTQLATEALVERAKNGDRRAFEGLVDSYKDKVFLYVSRMLHDPEEAHDIAQETFVRAYQSLPGFRGASSFQTWLYRIASNLVIDSVRRHRRREDSAVSLDAPVDTQEGQMGRDLADDRRGPEALAESSAVQHEVQRAIAKVTPKLRAVLVMYDIQGMSYQEIAEVLGCPLGTVKSRLFNARSQLKDLLEQRGVL
- a CDS encoding HD domain-containing protein, with the protein product MKKHFVRDLVPNARVTSVFAVKSKSLASFRNKPGQYMNLVLCDRTGEIKGRVWDRAEELAAGFEVGDVVLASGRVEEYQGTLQFVLSEVVLAPEGTYDPAELIARSGKSPDELLEGLDAAVAQVTQPYLRALLDSFVTDEDFRRNFAWAPGSKTLHHSYAGGLLEHTLSVVALLNTAADMHPELDRDLLITGGLLHDLGKMRELGGAITVDYTDLGRFVGHTVLTDRWVGEKIAQIDGFPTELANLLTHMLLSHHGERDWGAPVVPSTMEACALHFADNLDAQVQGFKQVIQRGERTGGWSEYHPLYQRAIYRGRPSEPGDEAVVPAEDA
- a CDS encoding Clp1/GlmU family protein, producing MELVLPPDPPSEVPAAWQDLLGSLPATGRLVVFGASDSGKTTLAWWLAEQLRSGGRPSVTLVDADVGQSRIGPPTTVGWWQLGTDRSGFYFVGATSPDRRPAGMVKATLAACRAGAGAGSDWVVLDTTGCVSGPVGPVLKSAKIRYLRPVHVVLLGELTELESSLESWRDDPGVSFHRLAVAPAAKGKSVATRKAWRESLFARWLSGANLRWVEKQDRDWLHAPAPELFAADPGLAERLKGLLLGFCDGEGRGMCVGLLQAIDWRAGRLLILGPPQAEEARVVDFGCLRLKPDGTQF
- a CDS encoding mechanosensitive ion channel domain-containing protein; protein product: MNGSFFLYVRHLWAGNLPLQLTRAVLVAALFEALVYLINARLRRLLAPALARDAGAENLQRLERRRLVLGIPLMLTRVILYTVALAIILRIFRFNPQMDLYPLGLGLLILVALGMRQPLRDAVAGYLLHYDYLFAVGDDVQIGAYSGTVSALTLRNTKLRTRDGEEIIVPNSEIRGLVNQSGPRNRAGEK
- a CDS encoding peptidase MA family metallohydrolase, yielding MASWVRPLLWLVMLAVAASGGLTQGERLSLGGRNLDIRYWPDQEDIAFEVRGYGQEALKELGETLDLPVTGTITVEIVRSAEEFDQRAGVKLPPWTLGVAVHHRRQVVLKPLHGKDLQRLVTHELTHVLLDMKMGREGLEPPRWVHEGLAQWMEGEMPAAQKDVLGRASVEDRLLSLDNLEQAFSGKRETVDLAYAQSHTLVDFMIDNGPPGALGRFLEILAAQGDERLALRRALGMPLDVIEKRWLAETRKQYVSRGVPLTVELAIFGAMAALFLVAVVVRFRIAREIRERMQEEERLRALFVGIEPDDEFLEGTNDEGPLRE
- a CDS encoding PD-(D/E)XK nuclease family protein produces the protein GARKQVPGPLTAKAPLMTEPTEGYLLAPPPPPEAPLTARNLEDYEECPRKYLLSHFATRAETRDFSGGPAALHRAVRTALLEMYKAGGPEVLGLPALLESFEDTWDGSLCKDSREEEDLRRDGLRMLEQHWSEPLSVTSALSVDLRLEAELSGHRLVAVAELLIGEGSPLPQVVRFTTSRRPPSSGELTGGFSWGLLYLLAARHLGGTEVQGVMVDLRRGRQVTYALSLPEQEDLVRRLAGVAGQIRRDQAFGAKKGGQCRWCRSRGDCPAWRK